A single genomic interval of Terriglobus albidus harbors:
- a CDS encoding AraC family transcriptional regulator — translation MLKHFRVAGRLANKLEELGVSVPEVLRKAGLPQDLFRQTRILVSTEELFALWHAIECVSSDPLIGLKLAVETKTERFHPMGIAALSTENLVAAVKHMARYKKLTAPEEILHQISEDEFSISFRWLAAVETEPRLLTDYCFAWMVTIARHGTGKPVTPLRVEYIQPRSNVRATERLLGCQVTTGAVQNAIVFRAEDAMLPFVTRNTELLDLLAPQFDEQMKLHKAEDSFIELVRRAIQDRLTGQRPSIEIVARALHMSSRTLQRRLQEGGSSFQRVLDEARHQMARYYLSNSALELNEAAYLLGFQDPNSFGRAFRSWEGVPPGDWREAHRASTTA, via the coding sequence ATGCTGAAGCACTTTCGTGTCGCCGGCCGGCTCGCCAACAAGCTTGAGGAGCTTGGTGTGTCCGTTCCTGAGGTATTGCGGAAGGCGGGCTTGCCGCAGGATCTTTTTCGGCAGACGCGCATCCTGGTATCGACCGAAGAGCTCTTCGCGCTGTGGCATGCCATCGAGTGCGTGAGCTCCGATCCGCTGATCGGCCTGAAGCTTGCCGTCGAGACAAAGACCGAGCGCTTCCATCCCATGGGGATAGCCGCGCTGTCGACCGAAAACCTCGTAGCAGCGGTAAAGCATATGGCCCGCTACAAGAAGCTGACGGCGCCGGAAGAGATTCTCCACCAGATTAGCGAGGACGAGTTCAGCATCAGTTTTCGCTGGCTGGCGGCAGTGGAGACAGAGCCGCGGCTGCTGACGGATTATTGTTTCGCGTGGATGGTGACGATTGCGCGGCATGGCACGGGAAAGCCGGTGACGCCTCTGCGTGTGGAGTACATTCAGCCACGATCGAACGTGCGCGCGACGGAGCGCCTCTTGGGATGCCAGGTGACGACCGGAGCTGTCCAGAACGCAATTGTCTTCCGCGCAGAGGATGCCATGCTTCCGTTTGTGACCCGGAACACGGAGCTATTGGATCTGCTTGCCCCGCAGTTTGACGAACAGATGAAGCTGCATAAAGCGGAAGACAGCTTTATCGAGTTGGTGAGGCGTGCGATTCAGGATCGGCTGACCGGTCAACGGCCATCGATTGAGATCGTGGCGCGTGCATTGCATATGAGCTCGCGCACCTTGCAGCGCCGCTTGCAGGAAGGTGGATCCAGCTTCCAGCGGGTTCTCGATGAGGCTCGTCACCAGATGGCAAGGTACTATCTCAGCAACTCGGCGCTGGAACTGAATGAAGCCGCCTATCTTCTCGGCTTTCAGGACCCGAACTCCTTCGGCCGCGCCTTCCGCTCGTGGGAAGGCGTACCACCCGGCGACTGGCGTGAGGCGCATCGGGCATCCACAACCGCGTAG
- a CDS encoding aldo/keto reductase codes for MQKRLLGKSNLEVSALGFGCMGLSSGFGPPTERSQAVSVIRAAFDRGVTFFDTAEAYGPYLNEEVVGEALAPVRDQVVIATKFGFRFADGKIAGLNSHPDRIREHVEAALKRLRTDVIDLLYQHRVDPEVPIEDVAGAVKDLITQGKVKHFGMSEAGAKTIRRAHAVQPVTALQSEYSLWWREPEEEILPTLEELGIGFVPFSPLGKGFLTGAINQNTEFAQNDFRNLSPRFNEENRKANQTLVDVLGSIAEAKKATRAQIALAWLLAQKPWIVPIPGTTKLHRLEENLGGANVTLNAADLKQIEEALAGIEVLGERYPEFLQRMIDR; via the coding sequence ATGCAGAAGCGTCTCTTAGGAAAGAGCAACCTCGAAGTCTCCGCGCTGGGTTTTGGCTGCATGGGACTAAGCTCCGGGTTTGGTCCGCCGACCGAGAGGTCGCAGGCCGTCTCCGTCATCCGCGCAGCATTCGATCGCGGCGTCACTTTCTTCGATACGGCGGAGGCCTATGGACCTTACCTCAACGAAGAAGTTGTCGGCGAGGCTCTGGCTCCGGTGCGCGACCAGGTGGTTATCGCCACCAAGTTCGGCTTCCGTTTCGCCGATGGCAAAATCGCCGGTTTGAACAGTCATCCCGACCGCATCCGCGAGCACGTCGAGGCGGCGCTGAAGCGGCTCCGCACCGATGTGATCGATCTGCTTTATCAGCATCGCGTCGATCCCGAAGTGCCGATCGAAGACGTCGCCGGCGCGGTGAAAGACCTGATCACCCAGGGCAAGGTCAAACACTTCGGCATGTCCGAGGCAGGCGCCAAGACCATTCGCCGCGCCCACGCCGTGCAGCCGGTCACCGCACTGCAGAGCGAGTACTCGCTCTGGTGGCGTGAGCCCGAAGAGGAGATTCTTCCTACATTGGAAGAGCTCGGCATCGGCTTCGTCCCCTTCAGCCCGCTGGGCAAAGGCTTCCTCACCGGCGCCATCAACCAGAACACGGAATTTGCCCAGAACGACTTCCGCAACCTCTCACCCCGTTTCAACGAAGAGAACCGTAAGGCCAATCAGACACTCGTCGATGTGTTGGGGTCCATTGCGGAAGCGAAGAAGGCTACTCGTGCGCAGATCGCCCTGGCATGGCTGCTCGCACAGAAGCCGTGGATCGTTCCTATCCCAGGTACGACCAAGCTGCATCGCCTGGAAGAGAACCTCGGCGGCGCGAATGTCACACTGAACGCAGCGGACCTCAAACAGATTGAGGAAGCACTGGCAGGAATTGAAGTGCTGGGAGAACGGTATCCGGAGTTCCTGCAACGCATGATCGATCGGTAG
- a CDS encoding PLP-dependent aminotransferase family protein: MNLVIPISPTGEPLFRQIYHGLRDAVLAGKLRSGERLPSTRELAEQLHVSRTVVLLAYDQLLAEGYIAGRRGAGTYVTDALNLRAVQERMHTARFRMSRFGKLVEQTATELGETDRRPRRPPRYDFVYGRSNIDLFPFEAWRRMLLRSARKAPVHELDYGAAAGSPELQEAIAAHLKRSRGVVCDPSQVLIVNGSAQALDLIVRVLVEPEDSVAIEDPGYRGIREGLRAARARLRPVPVDHEGIIPGKIPAAARMVFVTPSHQFPTGAVLPLSRRLELLDWAKHNRAVIVEDDYDGEFRYGGQALESLQGLDREGRVLYLGTFSRTVFPALRIGYLIAPRSLMPALMAAKWLCDRHTSTLEQQTLAEFLISGMYERHLRRLRRSNVARRDALLESVEDVFGDQVTVTGQGAGAHIVLWPKRRIEEAAVIARAAERGVGIYGVSGHYVGKPLRPGLILGFARLREAEIREGMRRLKGVLEV; this comes from the coding sequence ATGAATCTGGTAATACCAATTTCTCCGACTGGCGAGCCGCTCTTCCGGCAGATCTACCATGGCCTGCGCGATGCCGTGTTGGCGGGCAAGCTGCGTTCCGGCGAGCGGCTGCCGTCAACGCGCGAATTGGCGGAGCAGCTTCATGTCTCGCGGACGGTCGTGTTACTTGCTTACGACCAATTGCTGGCGGAGGGATATATCGCGGGCCGTCGCGGCGCGGGCACCTATGTGACCGATGCGCTGAATCTGCGAGCGGTGCAGGAGCGGATGCACACCGCACGGTTCCGGATGTCGCGCTTCGGCAAGCTTGTAGAGCAAACGGCCACGGAGCTGGGTGAGACCGATCGTCGACCGCGGCGGCCCCCGCGCTATGACTTTGTCTATGGCCGCAGCAACATCGATCTGTTTCCCTTTGAAGCGTGGAGGCGCATGCTGTTGCGCAGCGCCCGCAAGGCTCCGGTGCATGAGCTGGATTATGGCGCCGCAGCCGGATCACCGGAGTTGCAGGAGGCGATTGCTGCCCACCTGAAGCGCTCGCGCGGTGTAGTGTGCGATCCATCGCAGGTGCTGATCGTGAACGGCTCGGCACAGGCGTTGGATCTGATTGTGCGTGTGTTGGTGGAACCCGAAGACTCGGTCGCGATTGAGGATCCCGGATATCGCGGCATCCGCGAAGGGCTGCGCGCGGCACGGGCGCGGTTGAGGCCGGTGCCGGTGGATCATGAAGGCATTATCCCTGGGAAGATTCCCGCAGCGGCGCGGATGGTCTTCGTGACGCCGTCGCATCAGTTTCCGACCGGTGCGGTGCTGCCGCTCTCACGCCGGTTGGAGCTGCTGGACTGGGCCAAGCACAATCGCGCGGTGATTGTGGAAGACGACTACGATGGCGAATTCCGCTATGGGGGCCAGGCGCTGGAGTCGCTGCAGGGGCTGGACCGTGAGGGCCGTGTCCTTTATCTGGGGACATTCTCGCGGACCGTCTTCCCAGCGCTGCGTATCGGCTACCTGATTGCTCCGCGTTCGCTGATGCCGGCACTCATGGCGGCGAAGTGGCTGTGTGATCGGCATACTTCAACCCTGGAACAGCAGACGCTGGCGGAGTTTCTTATCAGCGGGATGTATGAGCGGCATCTGCGGCGTTTGCGGCGAAGCAATGTAGCGCGCCGCGATGCTTTGCTGGAGTCGGTGGAGGATGTCTTCGGTGACCAGGTGACAGTAACAGGGCAGGGCGCGGGGGCTCACATCGTTCTCTGGCCAAAGCGACGCATCGAGGAAGCAGCGGTAATTGCGCGTGCCGCCGAACGAGGTGTGGGGATCTATGGAGTCTCCGGGCACTATGTCGGGAAGCCGTTGAGGCCGGGATTGATCCTGGGATTTGCGAGGTTGCGTGAGGCGGAGATTCGGGAAGGTATGCGGCGGTTGAAGGGAGTGCTGGAGGTTTAG
- a CDS encoding pyridoxamine 5'-phosphate oxidase family protein → MTERSQVRRVPKRAAYDAATIHAILDAAFLAHVGFVVEGQPFVIPTLYGRRDDKLYLHGSSVSRMLRESGKGIPLCITVTLVDALVLARSAFHHSMNYRSVVAFGNARLVDDAEQKNEALRLISDHLLAGRWDEVRPPTAQELKATAVLEFTIEEASAKTRSGFPVDDEEDYALPVWAGILPLPVIPQAPIADPQLPADIAVSASITDRSSR, encoded by the coding sequence ATGACCGAACGCTCGCAGGTAAGGCGTGTTCCCAAGCGCGCCGCCTATGACGCCGCCACCATCCACGCCATCCTGGATGCCGCATTCCTGGCCCACGTTGGCTTCGTCGTTGAAGGGCAGCCGTTCGTCATTCCCACGCTTTACGGCCGCAGGGACGACAAGCTGTATCTTCACGGATCGTCCGTGAGCCGGATGCTCCGCGAGTCGGGCAAAGGCATTCCGCTCTGTATCACCGTCACGCTCGTTGATGCCCTGGTGCTGGCGCGCTCTGCCTTTCATCACTCGATGAACTACCGCTCGGTGGTCGCCTTCGGCAACGCACGCCTGGTCGATGATGCGGAGCAGAAGAACGAGGCTCTCCGCCTGATCTCTGACCATCTCCTCGCCGGCCGCTGGGATGAGGTGCGTCCGCCTACCGCGCAGGAGCTGAAGGCGACGGCGGTGCTGGAGTTCACCATCGAAGAGGCCTCCGCCAAGACCAGAAGTGGTTTTCCGGTGGACGATGAGGAAGATTATGCGCTGCCGGTATGGGCGGGCATTCTTCCTTTGCCGGTGATACCGCAGGCCCCCATCGCCGACCCGCAACTACCTGCGGATATTGCTGTATCTGCAAGCATTACCGACCGATCTAGCCGCTGA
- a CDS encoding CatA-like O-acetyltransferase, with protein sequence MQEFVIGNKQKVDLETWERRSIFNFFKNFSEPYHGVCLRLDCTQTFRYAKEHRLSVFISLVHRSLVASHLVENFKTRIVNGEVWRYDQIHGGSAIGRPNGTIGFGHYQFREGIQQFVREASLKVDEVKQRDDIERFPEDNLIRFSVLPWFDFTSISHAREFARVDSAPRITFGKITDADGRCTMPVSIHAHHALADGLHVAQFVERFQELLHAPEAQPVLHGRT encoded by the coding sequence ATGCAGGAGTTCGTGATCGGCAACAAGCAGAAGGTAGACCTCGAAACCTGGGAGCGCCGCTCCATCTTCAACTTCTTCAAAAACTTCAGCGAGCCCTATCACGGCGTATGTCTTCGCTTGGACTGCACCCAGACCTTTCGCTACGCCAAGGAGCATCGCCTCTCTGTCTTCATCTCCCTGGTGCATCGTTCACTCGTTGCCTCTCACCTGGTGGAGAACTTCAAGACCCGCATCGTAAACGGCGAGGTGTGGCGCTATGACCAGATCCACGGCGGTAGTGCGATCGGCAGACCAAACGGCACCATCGGCTTCGGTCACTATCAGTTCCGCGAAGGCATCCAGCAGTTCGTACGCGAAGCCTCTCTCAAGGTCGATGAAGTCAAGCAGCGCGACGACATCGAGCGCTTTCCGGAAGACAATCTGATCCGCTTCTCCGTGCTTCCCTGGTTCGACTTCACCTCCATCTCGCACGCACGCGAGTTCGCGAGAGTTGACTCCGCACCTAGGATCACCTTCGGCAAGATCACCGACGCGGACGGACGCTGCACCATGCCCGTCTCCATCCACGCGCATCACGCTCTGGCCGATGGCCTGCACGTCGCACAGTTCG